In Bradyrhizobium symbiodeficiens, the genomic stretch AGAAGATGATCGCGTTCTGGAGGTCCTTGGCTTCGCGCAGCAGGCGTCGCAGCAATTCGCGCTTCTCATGCGCTTCGCGCCCGGCCGGGACCTGACACTGCGTGACGGTCACGGCGGTGGTGGCGGGCTTGGACACTTCGACCTTCTGCGGGTTGTGCAGGAAGGTCTCGGTGATACGCCGGATTTCCGGCGGCATGGTCGCGGTGAAGAACAGGGTCTGCCGCGTGAACGGGACGAGCTTGCAGACGCGTTCGATGTCGGGGATGAAACCCATGTCCAGCATGCGATCGGCTTCGTCGATGACGAGCAGCTCAACGCCGGTGAGGAGCAGACCGCCGCGCTCGGTATGGTCGAGCAGGCGGCCGGGGGTGGCGATCAGCACGTCGACGCCGCGCGTCAGCTTGGCATCCTGGTCGCCGAAGGAAACGCCGCCGATCAGGAGGGCGACGTTGAGTTTCTGGCCGGCGCCGTAGCGGTCGAAGTTTTCCTTGACCTGCGCCGCGAGCTCGCGGGTCGGCTCGAGGATCAGCGTGCGCGGCATGCGTGCGCGGGCGCGACCCTTTTCGAGGATGGTGAGCATCGGCAGCACGAAGGCCGCGGTCTTGCCGGTGCCGGTCTGGGCGATGCCGAGCACGTCCTTGCGTGCGAGGACGTGTGGGATCGCCTGTTCCTGAATGGGGGTGGGGGTGGTGTAACCGGTGGCCGCCACTGCGGCGAGGACTTTTTCGGACAGTCCGAGATCTGAAAAGGACATTGAGCCTCTGGTCGAAACCGCCGTTCGGAATCGAGGGTAATAAGGCTGTCGCGTTCCACCCCAAAACGGCGCGCTCTCAAAGAAGCTGGGGGTGCTGACTCACGCGAACAAAGCGCCAAGCTCAGGAATCGCTCTTCGATACCGAGCCGCGTCGACCCGGAACATAGGCGGGAATCGGCCAAAGTCAATGGAGCGGGCGCGGGAAGGTCCTAAAAAACCTGAGGTTTTTACCAAATAGCGGGTGCGACTGGGTTTTTTCCGCCTCGCCGCACGTCCAGGCCGGGGCCGCCAAAACGGCGGCTAACGCCCATCCGAGGCCTGCGCCCGGAAGTCACCGGGGGCCATGCCATAGGCGGCATTGAAGACCCGGTAATAGGTCGCCAGGCTCTCGAAGCCGCAGGAGGTCGCGATGTCGGCGATCAGCCGCTCCGGTGCCTCGCGCATCAGGCGGCGGCTCTGCTTCAGGCGTTCGTCGGTCACCGTCTGCGAGAAGCTCTTCGCCGCGGTCTCGAACAGCATGTGCAGGTGGCGCACGGACACGCCGAGCTGGTCGGCCACCATCGCCGGCGCCAGATCCGGGTTTTGCAGGTGGCCCGCGATCAGGCGTCGGGCCTGCGAGAGGCGGGCGGTCCGCAACGCGGCCTGTCCGCGCCGGCTGCCGGGCCTGACGATGCCGCGCTCGATCAGCGCCAGATGGGCCAAAGTCTGGACGAGGGAGGTCGCATCGACGGCGCACCCATCAGCGGCCTCATCGAGATCGGCAAAGCAGGCGCCGAGCAGCGGCGCCAGGGTGGGATCGCTGAATGTCCGGGGCGCAAGCTCGCGCATGCGTTTGTCCTGCGCCGGAATGCTGCTGACCGGGATCTTCAGGATCCGCAAATGGAAACCTCCGGCGCCGAGCGGCGCGGTGCGGTAGGGCAGGTCGGTATGGCTGGTGGCGAAACTTCCCGGCGCGATCGCGAAGTCGTTTCCGCGCATGCCGCCGAACCAGCCGCCGCTGCCGAGCTGCTGGTAGACGCAGATGCTGTCGCCGGGTGCGTAGGCGATGTCGGAGCTGCTGCGTTCGACTGAATATTGCGAGGCCTTTAGCTCGACGAGGCCGGCGCCGCCGAATTGGCGCAGCGAAAATTCGCCGAAGAAATCCCCGCGCCGTTCGCGATCGAGTTCGGCGGTGACGCCGAACAAACCCTTGGAGCGCACCTCGCGCCAATAGTCGAAGCGATCCTTCGGCTCGACTTCGTCGGTACACCAGCGATACACGGCAGCCCCCTCGCTTCCAGTGCGTTTGGCCGATGCCAAGGAAAAAGCAGATTCCAGCGCAATCTGCCATAGGAAGATCGTGGAACCGGGGCCCGGGCGCTTGAACCCTCGTTACGTCTGGGCCGACTATCACACAGCGGCAGGGGGTCCAATGAACTGCCGTTCGAGGGAAGCGGCGTGGCGCCGTTCTGTAACGGGAATTTTGCGATGACGCGTCGGCTTTTCGGAATTCTGGCGGCCCTTGGCCTGGCGGCGAGCCTGAGCGGCTTCGTCGCCCCCGCCCATGCCGAGAAGCGTGTCGCGCTCGTCGTCGGCAACAACGATTACAGGAATGTCCCGAAGCTGCTCAAGGCGGTCAACGACGCCCGCACCATGGGCGATACGCTGAAGCAGCTCGGCTTCTCGGTGATGGTCGCCGAGAACCAGAGCCGGCAGCAATTCTCCGAGACCCTGCTCGCCTTCGACAAGGCGATCGAGCCCGGCGACACCGCGTTCTTCTTCTACGCCGGCCACGGCTTCGAGATCGCGGGCCAGAACTACCTGTTGCCGACCGACGTGCCGGCGGCGACCGAAGGGCAGGAAGAGCTGGTGCGCGACGCCTCGATCCTGGCCGACCGCATCGTCGAGCGCCTCCAGAACAAGAAGGCGCGGACGTCGATCCTGGTGTTCGACGCATGCCGCAACAACCCGTTCGAACGCAAGGGCACGCGCGCAGTCGCCGGCGGCGGCGGGCTTGCTCCGATGGTGCAGCTGCCCGAAGGCGTGTTCTCGGTGTTTTCGGCCGGTCCCCGCCAAACCGCGCTCGATCGGCTCTCCCACGACGACGCCAATCCCAATTCGGTGTTCACACGTACTTTCGCCAAGGAGCTGCTGCAGCCCGGCGAAAATCTCGTACAGGTGGCGCAGCGCACCCGCCGTCTCGTCAGCGAGATAGCCGGCACCGTCAAGCACAGGCAGGTGCCGGTCTATTTCGACCAGATGGTCGACGACGTCTTCCTCAGCGGCATGGCGAAGGATGCCGTCGCGCGGCCGGCCGATCCGCCGCCGCAGAAGCTTGCGGCGCTGCCGCCGGTGTCGGTGCCGCAGATGCCAAAGGAAGAAACCACCAACGCGCCGATCGCGAGCTTTTCGCGGCACAATGGCGGCTGGAGCGTCGTGTTCTCCTTTGCCGACCCGACGCTTGGCATTTCCTGGCGCATGGCCGGCAAGGGCGATTTCCGCGAGACCGGCTTCATCGACACGCTCGATCCGCGCACGCGCAAGCGGATGCCGAACCCGTCGATCGAATTGCCGCCGGACGCGGCGGCCGGCACCATCGAGGTCCGCTATGTCGATCAGTCCGGTGACATGCAGGGGCCGTTCCCGATCCGATTCGATCCCGAGGTCGCACTGATCCGCGACCAGCGCAAGATCCTCGACATGACGGCGACGAGCTGGCTGTCGTTCCGCGAGTTCAACGGGCTGTTGGTGTACTACACGCATCTCGTGTCGTATCGCTGCGCCATCCGCGAAGTGCGCATCGGCATCGACAGCGCTGTGCCCAACCAGGTGCTGAAGATGCCCGCTTGCGACATGCGCGACCCCAGTGCGATCACCGCCGGCATGCCGCTCTACATGAAGCTTGCACCGAGCACGCAGTCCATCTCGGTGGAACTGACCTATCGCGACGGCAGCGTCTCGGAGATCAAGAGTTTTCGCAGCGGCAACCGCAGCAACAATTGATGACGCGGGCGGAGGTGTCGCGCGCTTCCGCTACGCGCGGCGCTTCCTGATGAAGCGCTTGATGGACTCGACGGCTTCGATCAACGGCGGAGCCAGCGAAAAGAACGCGCCCATCGCGATCGAGATGACGACGTGGCGGAGCAGCAGCTTCTCATGCTCCTCCTCGAACGGATAGCCGTTCTGGTCGATCGGCACAGGCGCAAGCGCGCCGGTCTGCTGTGGATCCGACGTTCGCGGCCTGCGCGGCGGGATCATGATCACGACGAAAAGCACGTTGATCAGGATCCACACCCCGAGCACTATAAGGATCGTCTGCACCGCATGTCCTGAACTCAGTCGATTTCCCTGTTTGCAACGCTAGTGGCCATTCACCATTGCGGCAAATCAATTCACGATTGCTGCGCTGCAAAGAGAACCGAAAGTCGTAAATGAGGGGGCTAATTGTGGAACCAGGTATCTTAAAGTCGACCCAAGCTCGCTCCGTGAAGGTCCGATGTTCCATCGTCGGCGGCGGACTGGGCGGCATGATGCTCGGCTATCTCCTGGGACGCGCCGGCATCATGTCGTGGTGCTGGAGAAGCACGCGGATCTTTTTCCGCGACTTTCGCGGTGATACCGTGCATCCTTGGACGCTTCAGGTGATGGACGAGCTTGGCCTGATCGACGGCTTCCTGAAGCGCGCCGATGGACGTGCTGTGGTCCCGCGTCGGTCGCAAACCCGACGAAACGGAAAACGAGTTTGCGCGCGTCGAGCCCGGCAAGATGATGATCACGTTCGATCGCGGCGACTATTGGCAATGCGCCTATGTCATCGCCAAGGGACAGTATGACGCCGTGAAGGCGAGGGGACTGCAGGCGCTGCTCGACGACGTCGTACGCATGGCGCCGACCCTGAAGGGCGGCATCGCCACGTGAAGAGCTTCGACGACGTCAAGCTGCTGACCGTCGCGATCAACCGCATGGCGCGCTGGACGCGGCCGGGCCTGCTCTGCATCGGCGATGCCGCGCATGCGATGTCGCCGGTCGGCGGCGTCGGCGTCAATCTCGCCGTGCAGGCCGCGGTCGCGACCGCCAATCTCTTGGCGGACAAGCTACAGCACGGCTGCCCGTCCGAGAACGATCTCGACGCCGTACGCCGTCGCCGCGAGTTCCCGGCGAGGATGACGCAGCGGATGCAGGTGATCGTGCAGAACAAGATCATCAGCGGCGCCCTGCAGGGGAACGATCGGCCGCTCCGAGTGCCGCTGATCGTGCGCCTGATCACCGCGCTGCCGTGGTTGCAGGGCATTCCGGCGCGCCTGCTTGCGCTCGGCGTGCGACCCGAGCATGTGCATTCGAAGGCTGCGCCGTCATCGTAGCGCAGCAATTCGGTAGGGATAATGTCGCGTTAAATCGCGCCTGCGGCGTTGCGTGCGTGCAACAGCGCCGACGGATTCGCGGACCAGCGCGTGCCCATGCGCCGCGTTAACTCTGTTGATTCGAATTTTAGTAACACCCGTCTGTGACCGTGCGTGCATCAAAGGACACGGGGTGTACCATGCGTAACAAATTGATTGCCGCCTTCGCCTGCACGACCGCTCTGGTTTCGACCGGCGCGGCCTCCGCCGCCGATCTCGGCGCGCGCTACACGAAGGCGCCCGCCTATGTGGAGCCGCTGTTCAACTGGACCGGCTTCTATGTCGGCGGCCATATCGGTGGCGCGTGGACCAATGAGCAGTTCATCAACAACGGGATCGGTGCGCCGTTCGGCGATCTCGTCCCGGGCGAGGGCTATCGTCAGCGCGGATCCGGCATCA encodes the following:
- a CDS encoding helix-turn-helix domain-containing protein: MYRWCTDEVEPKDRFDYWREVRSKGLFGVTAELDRERRGDFFGEFSLRQFGGAGLVELKASQYSVERSSSDIAYAPGDSICVYQQLGSGGWFGGMRGNDFAIAPGSFATSHTDLPYRTAPLGAGGFHLRILKIPVSSIPAQDKRMRELAPRTFSDPTLAPLLGACFADLDEAADGCAVDATSLVQTLAHLALIERGIVRPGSRRGQAALRTARLSQARRLIAGHLQNPDLAPAMVADQLGVSVRHLHMLFETAAKSFSQTVTDERLKQSRRLMREAPERLIADIATSCGFESLATYYRVFNAAYGMAPGDFRAQASDGR
- a CDS encoding caspase family protein, which gives rise to MTRRLFGILAALGLAASLSGFVAPAHAEKRVALVVGNNDYRNVPKLLKAVNDARTMGDTLKQLGFSVMVAENQSRQQFSETLLAFDKAIEPGDTAFFFYAGHGFEIAGQNYLLPTDVPAATEGQEELVRDASILADRIVERLQNKKARTSILVFDACRNNPFERKGTRAVAGGGGLAPMVQLPEGVFSVFSAGPRQTALDRLSHDDANPNSVFTRTFAKELLQPGENLVQVAQRTRRLVSEIAGTVKHRQVPVYFDQMVDDVFLSGMAKDAVARPADPPPQKLAALPPVSVPQMPKEETTNAPIASFSRHNGGWSVVFSFADPTLGISWRMAGKGDFRETGFIDTLDPRTRKRMPNPSIELPPDAAAGTIEVRYVDQSGDMQGPFPIRFDPEVALIRDQRKILDMTATSWLSFREFNGLLVYYTHLVSYRCAIREVRIGIDSAVPNQVLKMPACDMRDPSAITAGMPLYMKLAPSTQSISVELTYRDGSVSEIKSFRSGNRSNN
- a CDS encoding FAD-dependent monooxygenase, translating into MKSFDDVKLLTVAINRMARWTRPGLLCIGDAAHAMSPVGGVGVNLAVQAAVATANLLADKLQHGCPSENDLDAVRRRREFPARMTQRMQVIVQNKIISGALQGNDRPLRVPLIVRLITALPWLQGIPARLLALGVRPEHVHSKAAPSS